A portion of the Cyanobacteria bacterium QS_8_64_29 genome contains these proteins:
- a CDS encoding tRNA guanosine(34) transglycosylase Tgt, protein MAFGFQRQAQCSQTHARVGRFCTPHGAVETPCFMPVGTLASVKGMTPAQLHAAGTQMLLANTYHLHQQPGEAIVERAGGLHAFMAWDGPILTDSGGFQVFSLGDCRQVSDAGVTFRSPRSGQTIEMTPERATAIQNALGADVIMAFDCCPPYPADRAVIEAATARTNAWLQRCIATHQRPGEQALFGIVQGGAHPDLRAAAARAVTDCDLPGYAIGGVSVGEPVETIRAIVGKTAPLLPADKPRYLMGVGTYREMAHAIASGVDLFDCVLPTRLGRHGAALVRGERWNLKNARFRQDWAALDGDCACYTCQTFSRAYLHHLIRAGELLSGTLLSLHNITELVRFTERLRAAIRRDRLTAELTAWVDPPARAAPESC, encoded by the coding sequence TTGGCATTTGGATTTCAACGCCAGGCCCAGTGCAGCCAAACGCACGCTCGCGTGGGGCGTTTTTGCACGCCGCACGGCGCCGTTGAGACCCCCTGCTTTATGCCAGTGGGGACGCTCGCGAGCGTCAAAGGGATGACGCCGGCCCAGCTGCATGCTGCGGGCACCCAGATGCTGTTGGCCAATACTTACCACTTGCACCAGCAACCCGGCGAGGCAATCGTCGAGCGCGCGGGCGGCCTGCATGCCTTTATGGCCTGGGACGGCCCGATTCTGACCGACTCAGGCGGCTTTCAGGTCTTTAGCTTGGGTGATTGCCGCCAGGTGAGCGACGCCGGCGTGACGTTCCGCTCGCCGCGCAGCGGCCAAACCATCGAGATGACGCCCGAGCGGGCCACGGCCATCCAAAACGCGCTGGGGGCCGATGTCATCATGGCCTTCGATTGCTGCCCGCCCTATCCGGCCGACCGCGCGGTCATTGAGGCGGCAACGGCCCGAACGAATGCCTGGTTGCAGCGCTGCATTGCAACCCACCAGCGCCCGGGCGAGCAGGCCCTGTTTGGCATCGTTCAGGGCGGCGCGCATCCGGATTTGCGCGCGGCAGCTGCCCGGGCCGTCACCGATTGCGATTTACCCGGTTACGCCATTGGGGGCGTGAGCGTCGGCGAGCCAGTCGAGACCATCCGGGCCATTGTCGGCAAGACAGCGCCCCTGCTGCCTGCCGACAAACCCCGCTACCTGATGGGGGTAGGCACCTACCGCGAGATGGCCCACGCGATCGCCAGCGGGGTGGATTTGTTCGACTGCGTCCTGCCAACGCGGTTGGGCCGCCATGGGGCAGCGCTGGTGCGAGGAGAGCGCTGGAACCTGAAAAATGCGCGCTTTCGTCAGGACTGGGCTGCCTTGGACGGGGACTGCGCTTGCTATACGTGCCAGACCTTTAGCCGGGCCTACCTCCATCACCTGATTCGGGCGGGCGAGCTGCTGAGCGGTACGCTGCTATCGCTGCACAACATCACCGAGCTCGTGCGCTTCACCGAGCGCTTGCGCGCGGCCATCCGGCGCGATCGCCTGACAGCCGAGCTGACTGCTTGGGTCGATCCCCCCGCTCGGGCGGCCCCGGAGTCGTGTTAA
- a CDS encoding photosystem II reaction center protein K, with protein MEAGILLAKLPEAYSAFKPLVDVLPLIPLFFLLLAFVWQAAVGFR; from the coding sequence ATGGAAGCAGGCATTCTCCTGGCCAAACTGCCCGAGGCCTACTCGGCTTTCAAACCGCTAGTTGACGTCCTGCCGCTAATCCCACTGTTTTTCCTGCTGCTTGCGTTTGTCTGGCAGGCGGCGGTCGGATTCCGTTAG